The region GGAAGGGTCTCCAGGGCGGTGCCCATGAGGAACTCGTTCTTCGGGATCAGCTTGGCGCCGGGGATCGAGACGATCTCGTACTCGTTGATCTCGCGGACGTCGATGATCTCGATGTTCTCGCCGTCGTCGATCCACTCCTTGAGCTGCTTGGGAGTGATCGTCGAGCCGGCCGCCGCCTCCTGGGCCTCCTCGGACACGACACCGCAGAAGGCCTCGTAGTCGATGAGCTCGGTCACGGTGGGGTTCTCGCCGCAGACCGCGCAGTCCGGGTCCTTGCGGACCTTGACCTGGCGGTACTGCATCTCGAGGGCGTCGTAGATCATCAGGCGGCCGACGAGCGGCTCACCGATGCCCGCGAGAAGCTTGATCGCCTCGTTGACCTGGATGGAGCCGATGGACGCGCACAGCACGCCCAGCACGCCGCCCTCGGCGCAGGAGGGGACCATGCCCGGCGGCGGGGGCTCCGGGTAGAGGCAGCGGTAGCAGGGACCGTGCTCGGACCAGAAGACGGAGGCCTGGCCGTCGAAGCGGTAGATGGAGCCCCACACGTACGGCTTGTTGAGCAGGACGCACGCGTCGTTGACCAGGTAGCGGGTCGCGAAGTTGTCCGTGCCGTCGACGATCA is a window of Streptomyces mirabilis DNA encoding:
- the moeZ gene encoding adenylyltransferase/sulfurtransferase MoeZ, which encodes MSLPPLVEPAAELTVDEVRRYSRHLIIPDVGMDGQKRLKNAKVLCVGAGGLGSPALMYLAAAGVGTLGIVEFDEVDESNLQRQIIHSQADIGRSKAESARDSVLGINPYVNVVLHEERLEAENVMDIFSQYDLIVDGTDNFATRYLVNDACVLLNKPYVWGSIYRFDGQASVFWSEHGPCYRCLYPEPPPPGMVPSCAEGGVLGVLCASIGSIQVNEAIKLLAGIGEPLVGRLMIYDALEMQYRQVKVRKDPDCAVCGENPTVTELIDYEAFCGVVSEEAQEAAAGSTITPKQLKEWIDDGENIEIIDVREINEYEIVSIPGAKLIPKNEFLMGTALETLPQDKKIVLHCKTGVRSAEVLAVLKSAGFSDAVHVGGGVIGWINQIEPEKPVY